A part of Bacteroidota bacterium genomic DNA contains:
- a CDS encoding ABC transporter ATP-binding protein, with translation MVMSVLLALIAIGRPLIIIYATDHFITSEHFDFEMLKLATIWMVVLLITESILRYFFNYITAWLGQSIVKDMRLRVYEHIIHSRLKYFDNTPIGTSTTRTITDIEAVNDTFSEGLISIVADILTIVTVVVAMLFVNWKVALASMAVLPLLLWFARWFQEGVKRSFHEERIEIARLNAFLQERITGMRIIQIFGVEEKEKAKFEAINQSLRDATIRGIWYYSLFFPAVEICLAIAIGCMVWMASNEVLSGGIFHENPLDIKGVGIISGFLLLINMLFRPLRFIADKVNVIQRGIVASDRVFRLMDQEETIPDNGIFDPTSISGKISFEKVWFAYSAEDYVLKNISFEVKAGETLAIVGATGSGKTSTISILGRFYDINRGQIKIDDVDITEYKLSALRSQMSVVLQDVFLFAGTVYDNITLRHENISKETVEHAAKLVGAHGFVSRLPGGYDYMVRERGATLSMGQRQLISFVRALVFNPRILILDEATSSIDSESEELIQHAIETLVKGRTSIVIAHRLSTIRKAHKIAVMDKGELKEFGTHDELLTQNGYYRRLYDMQFAAQTEKVEPS, from the coding sequence ATGGTTATGTCGGTGTTGCTTGCGCTGATTGCCATCGGACGGCCGTTGATTATCATTTATGCGACGGATCATTTTATCACCAGCGAGCATTTTGATTTTGAAATGCTGAAACTCGCAACGATATGGATGGTGGTATTGTTAATCACGGAATCTATCCTTCGTTATTTTTTCAATTACATCACGGCTTGGTTGGGGCAGAGTATTGTGAAGGATATGCGCCTGCGGGTGTATGAACATATCATTCATTCGCGACTGAAGTATTTTGACAATACGCCCATCGGTACCTCGACTACGCGCACGATCACCGACATCGAGGCGGTGAACGATACATTCAGCGAGGGGCTAATTAGTATTGTGGCCGATATATTAACGATTGTGACGGTGGTAGTTGCGATGCTTTTTGTGAACTGGAAAGTGGCGCTGGCAAGTATGGCGGTGTTGCCTCTGTTGCTGTGGTTCGCGCGCTGGTTTCAGGAAGGGGTGAAGCGATCTTTTCACGAGGAGCGCATAGAAATAGCTCGGCTGAATGCATTTTTACAAGAGCGTATCACCGGTATGCGGATTATCCAGATTTTCGGAGTAGAGGAAAAGGAAAAGGCAAAGTTTGAAGCTATTAATCAGTCTTTAAGAGATGCCACTATCCGGGGCATTTGGTACTACTCGCTATTTTTCCCGGCGGTAGAAATCTGCTTGGCAATAGCTATTGGCTGCATGGTATGGATGGCATCTAATGAAGTGTTGAGCGGTGGAATATTCCATGAAAATCCATTGGATATAAAGGGGGTGGGAATTATTTCCGGATTTCTTTTACTCATCAATATGTTGTTCCGTCCACTGCGCTTTATTGCAGATAAGGTAAACGTGATTCAACGAGGCATCGTAGCCTCTGATCGGGTTTTCAGGTTGATGGATCAGGAGGAAACTATTCCCGATAATGGAATCTTTGATCCGACTTCTATCAGCGGCAAAATATCCTTTGAAAAGGTATGGTTTGCATACAGCGCCGAGGATTATGTACTCAAGAATATTTCATTTGAAGTAAAGGCGGGAGAGACCTTGGCGATTGTCGGCGCTACCGGCTCTGGCAAGACCTCCACCATCAGCATCTTGGGACGATTTTATGACATCAACCGAGGGCAAATTAAAATAGACGATGTGGACATTACGGAGTATAAGCTATCCGCCCTACGTTCGCAGATGAGTGTGGTCTTGCAGGATGTGTTTCTCTTTGCGGGCACGGTGTATGATAATATTACCCTGCGGCACGAGAACATCAGCAAAGAAACGGTGGAACATGCGGCTAAATTGGTCGGGGCGCATGGTTTTGTTTCCCGGCTTCCGGGCGGCTATGATTATATGGTGAGAGAGCGCGGAGCCACCCTCTCGATGGGACAAAGGCAATTGATTTCATTTGTACGTGCGCTGGTTTTCAATCCGCGCATCCTAATTCTGGACGAGGCCACCTCTTCAATTGATTCAGAAAGCGAAGAACTGATTCAACATGCTATCGAAACCCTAGTGAAAGGACGAACATCTATCGTGATTGCCCATCGTCTATCTACTATCCGCAAGGCACATAAAATTGCGGTAATGGATAAGGGGGAACTAAAAGAGTTTGGCACCCATGATGAATTACTCACCCAAAACGGATATTACCGTAGGCTGTACGACATGCAATTTGCTGCCCAAACTGAAAAGGTAGAACCCAGTTAG
- a CDS encoding helix-turn-helix domain-containing protein produces the protein MKPRPPDFIERLEVFAIERLSEPEHYNSSAVAGLFSADPRTVRKWMKELVAMCPNDYLRRFRMEVAAVLLRGALDVALRDVCHAVGLQETDKFCHRFKSYFGMMPLAYRNLYREENFSRVYVLRGGLCFTLSRNNFKIRVLRGGGN, from the coding sequence ATGAAGCCCCGACCGCCCGATTTTATTGAGCGTCTTGAAGTGTTTGCTATCGAGCGCCTCTCCGAACCGGAACATTACAACAGTTCCGCCGTCGCAGGTTTGTTTTCCGCTGACCCGAGAACCGTCCGCAAGTGGATGAAAGAACTGGTGGCGATGTGTCCGAATGATTATCTGCGCCGGTTTCGCATGGAGGTAGCGGCGGTGCTGTTGCGCGGGGCACTCGATGTAGCACTGCGCGATGTGTGCCACGCAGTAGGCTTGCAAGAAACCGATAAGTTTTGTCACCGGTTCAAATCCTATTTCGGAATGATGCCTCTGGCCTATCGGAATCTCTATCGCGAAGAAAATTTCTCGAGGGTTTATGTCCTTCGCGGCGGTTTATGCTTCACTTTATCTCGTAATAATTTTAAAATTCGTGTATTGCGTGGCGGCGGCAACTGA
- the arfB gene encoding aminoacyl-tRNA hydrolase — MLLKNRNFLPEFSFRTSRSGGAGGQHVNKTETKVELIFDVQATTLLSDAEKEKVFIKLKTYINDEGELRLTNSETRSQSTNKERAILKFYTLLEKALKKEKKRIATKVPKAVKARIRKNKKLHSEKKQGRRMKSKDLM; from the coding sequence ATGCTTTTGAAGAACCGGAACTTTCTTCCCGAATTTAGCTTTCGCACCAGCCGCAGCGGCGGCGCGGGCGGACAGCATGTGAACAAAACCGAAACCAAGGTGGAGTTGATTTTTGATGTGCAAGCCACCACCTTGCTCAGCGATGCCGAAAAAGAAAAGGTTTTCATAAAGCTGAAAACCTATATCAACGACGAAGGCGAATTGCGCCTCACCAACAGCGAAACCCGCTCCCAATCCACCAACAAAGAAAGAGCCATCCTCAAATTTTATACGCTGCTTGAAAAAGCGCTCAAAAAAGAAAAGAAGCGCATCGCCACCAAAGTTCCCAAAGCGGTGAAAGCAAGGATTCGCAAAAACAAGAAACTTCATTCCGAAAAAAAGCAGGGGAGGAGGATGAAGTCGAAGGATTTGATGTAA
- a CDS encoding MFS transporter produces the protein MKYLTRTIWVLSLVSLFNDVSSEMLYPVMPLFLASIGFSSVMIGFLEGLAEATAGLSKGYFGRWSDASGKRLPFVQIGYLMSSVSKPMMVLFTNPLWIFSTRTTDRLGKGVRTAARDALLSDESSAANKGKVFGFHRALDTTGAAIGPAFALVFLIYFPGQYKWLFLLAFIPALLSVSLTFFIKEKKRAPKQVSSFRLSQVYDYLKESSTDYRKMLTVLLLFALFNSSDLFLLMKLKAGGLSDSYVITFYILYNLVFALAAFPVGYIADRIGLKKMLVVGLLIFVLVYAGFGFNETFIGYMVLMSLYGIYAACTDGISKALISNMVPKKETGSAIGTYSGLSSVMILLASSLAGLIWHYVSPQFMFLFSASGVLLVVALLMWLKIEMKNHAEPPLETAGNR, from the coding sequence GTGAAATATCTCACCCGCACCATTTGGGTTCTGTCGCTCGTCAGTTTGTTTAACGACGTTTCGAGCGAAATGCTGTATCCGGTGATGCCTTTGTTTTTGGCCAGCATTGGTTTCTCGTCGGTCATGATTGGTTTCTTAGAAGGTTTGGCCGAAGCCACCGCCGGATTGAGCAAAGGTTATTTCGGGCGTTGGAGCGATGCCAGCGGAAAACGATTGCCTTTTGTGCAGATTGGATATTTGATGAGTTCGGTATCTAAACCTATGATGGTGTTGTTTACAAATCCGCTATGGATTTTCAGCACCCGCACCACCGACCGCTTGGGCAAGGGCGTGCGCACCGCCGCCCGCGATGCTTTGTTGTCGGACGAAAGCAGCGCGGCAAACAAAGGCAAGGTGTTTGGTTTTCATCGCGCGTTGGATACCACCGGTGCAGCTATCGGCCCGGCTTTTGCCTTGGTGTTTCTGATTTATTTTCCCGGCCAATACAAATGGTTGTTTTTGCTGGCTTTTATTCCTGCGCTGCTCAGCGTGTCGCTCACTTTTTTTATCAAAGAAAAAAAGCGGGCGCCGAAACAGGTTTCTTCGTTTCGCTTATCGCAGGTGTATGATTATCTAAAAGAATCCTCCACCGATTACCGAAAGATGCTGACGGTATTGTTGCTGTTTGCACTCTTCAATAGCTCCGACTTGTTTCTGTTGATGAAACTAAAAGCCGGTGGACTGAGTGATAGCTACGTCATCACTTTTTACATTCTCTACAATCTGGTTTTCGCGCTTGCCGCTTTTCCGGTGGGTTATATTGCTGACCGGATAGGCTTGAAAAAAATGCTGGTAGTTGGTCTATTGATTTTTGTTCTGGTCTATGCGGGTTTCGGTTTCAACGAAACATTTATCGGATATATGGTCCTGATGTCTTTGTACGGAATCTATGCCGCTTGTACGGATGGCATATCAAAAGCGCTCATCAGCAATATGGTTCCCAAAAAAGAAACCGGTTCGGCCATAGGCACTTACTCTGGTTTAAGTTCGGTGATGATTTTGCTCGCCAGTTCCTTAGCCGGTTTAATCTGGCATTATGTCTCGCCACAGTTTATGTTTCTATTCAGTGCATCGGGAGTTTTATTGGTGGTGGCGCTCTTGATGTGGTTGAAGATTGAAATGAAGAACCACGCCGAGCCACCTCTGGAAACAGCAGGGAATAGATAA
- a CDS encoding UvrD-helicase domain-containing protein encodes MLKIFKSSAGSGKTYTLVKEFLLLSLKQPDKYKHILAITFTNKAANEMKERIILALEQIKNRHEKVKKLTEELAEELAIDNDEVVKRAGNVLRSILHNYSDISVSTIDSFTHRIIRSFAHDLHLPMNFEVEMDRDKLLNETIEILMDRLSEEDDQVTNAIVEFAESNIEEGKSWNLEHSLVNLGKELFNEDAYPHLEKLAGVEFSELRQQREALNKFIALFEAKLFAEGKKAFDLILNSGLTSKHFYYGDKGIFGFFSKYANGEFPNAPVGNSYVLKTISEDKWTGSKLSEADLQMVEGVKSALTIHYNNIAESYSKQGSDFELARLLLRNFYSFILLTDIQKLMNEYKKENNILHISEFQKKIHAIVKEQDAPIIYERIGEWYDNILIDEHQDTSELQWQNLLPLIENSQFKSEDSLVVGDGKQAIYRFRNGKVEQFAMLPDIYGSDKDMLLKEREVAIQNYGTELHNLAFNYRSRKEVVNFNNRFYDTLSELPELKNKSIYLDHAQKQGRNEEGGYVSIEFLNEEENDLDEQRCRRVEEIIESSKNKGYSLKDIAVLTRSNIHGTIIASYLIEKGIPVVSSESLLINNSPKVQLILSTLNYFDQKENHIARAEMVYYIHLLLLKKEFRFEQFNFKSSDTAFEENISKLLSKEFHTYDFISYSLVDLLHELSVFYGLMEEDPFLQFFLDEAMVFASRNRSNIREFLGWWNEVKYNRSIIYPETLDAVKIMTLHKSKGLQFPVVIMADADWPQKNSKKNFWINIDKPWLKGFHTGILPVSKDVLETEYATLYEEEDANSFLDLLNLVYVGTTRPEDMLYILSTEPKKEPEKNNSVTALLINFLKLNGSWDGYKVYEFGDVNSVKVQKDKKGSELSIYEKQKVKSASREAKQISIRKNSQLLWNEEKVEKINRGTLMHEVLKQVKYAADVPKVLNKMFNEGLMNEKERKEMSDDIIALMNQDLIRIYFQPPFKVINERGFLSPKFTRIPDRVVIDGEQAIVIDYKTGKKKNEHIQQLNDYASELMKFGFKWVKKFLVYTEDKTVEEV; translated from the coding sequence ATGCTTAAAATCTTTAAATCTTCCGCCGGTTCAGGAAAAACCTATACATTGGTTAAAGAATTTTTATTGCTGTCGCTAAAACAACCGGACAAATACAAGCATATCCTCGCCATCACCTTCACCAACAAGGCGGCCAATGAAATGAAAGAGCGCATCATCCTCGCGCTGGAGCAAATCAAGAACCGGCATGAAAAAGTAAAGAAGCTGACAGAAGAATTGGCGGAAGAATTGGCGATTGATAATGATGAAGTAGTGAAGCGAGCGGGCAATGTTCTGCGAAGCATCCTGCATAACTATTCCGATATTTCGGTGAGTACGATTGACAGCTTCACGCATCGCATCATCCGTTCTTTTGCACATGATCTGCACTTGCCCATGAATTTTGAGGTGGAGATGGATAGGGACAAACTGCTGAACGAAACTATCGAGATATTGATGGACCGGTTGAGCGAGGAAGATGACCAAGTGACAAATGCCATCGTCGAGTTTGCCGAATCGAATATTGAGGAGGGCAAGAGTTGGAATCTGGAACACAGTCTGGTTAATCTAGGCAAAGAGCTTTTTAATGAAGATGCCTATCCGCATTTGGAAAAGTTAGCGGGGGTAGAATTCAGCGAACTAAGGCAGCAGCGCGAAGCACTGAATAAGTTTATCGCATTGTTTGAAGCCAAACTTTTCGCTGAAGGGAAAAAAGCATTTGACCTGATATTGAATTCCGGTCTAACGTCCAAACATTTCTACTATGGCGACAAAGGCATCTTTGGTTTCTTCTCAAAATATGCCAATGGAGAATTTCCCAATGCTCCGGTTGGCAATTCTTATGTACTCAAAACTATTTCGGAAGATAAATGGACGGGCAGCAAATTAAGCGAAGCCGACCTGCAAATGGTGGAGGGCGTTAAAAGTGCGCTCACCATACATTATAACAACATTGCAGAGTCTTATAGTAAACAAGGCTCCGATTTTGAACTGGCGCGTTTGCTCTTGCGCAATTTCTATTCTTTCATCCTGCTAACAGACATTCAAAAGCTGATGAATGAATACAAGAAGGAGAACAACATCCTGCATATCTCCGAGTTTCAGAAAAAAATTCATGCTATTGTGAAAGAACAGGATGCGCCCATCATCTATGAGCGCATCGGCGAGTGGTATGACAATATCCTGATTGATGAACATCAAGACACTTCTGAACTTCAATGGCAAAATCTTCTGCCCTTGATCGAGAATTCGCAATTCAAAAGTGAAGACAGCCTCGTGGTGGGCGATGGCAAGCAAGCGATTTATCGTTTCCGTAATGGTAAAGTGGAACAGTTCGCAATGCTGCCAGACATCTATGGCAGCGATAAAGACATGCTTTTGAAAGAGCGTGAAGTGGCGATTCAAAACTATGGAACCGAATTGCATAATCTCGCTTTCAATTATCGCAGTCGAAAGGAGGTAGTGAATTTCAACAACCGCTTTTATGATACGCTCTCTGAATTGCCGGAACTGAAGAACAAGAGCATCTATTTAGACCATGCACAAAAGCAAGGTAGAAACGAGGAAGGCGGATATGTGAGTATTGAATTTCTGAATGAAGAAGAAAATGATTTGGATGAACAACGCTGTCGCCGCGTGGAGGAAATCATTGAATCATCAAAAAACAAAGGATATTCACTGAAGGATATTGCTGTGCTTACGCGCAGCAATATCCACGGAACCATCATCGCATCCTATTTGATTGAAAAAGGGATACCGGTGGTTTCTTCCGAGAGCTTGTTAATCAACAACTCGCCCAAAGTGCAATTGATTCTTTCTACGCTTAATTACTTCGACCAGAAAGAAAATCACATTGCCCGAGCTGAAATGGTTTACTATATCCATCTGCTGTTATTGAAGAAAGAATTCCGCTTTGAACAATTCAATTTTAAAAGCAGCGATACGGCTTTTGAGGAAAACATCTCGAAACTCTTGAGTAAGGAGTTTCACACTTATGATTTTATCAGCTATTCCTTGGTGGACCTGCTGCATGAACTATCGGTGTTTTATGGGCTGATGGAGGAAGACCCTTTTCTACAATTCTTTTTGGATGAAGCAATGGTTTTTGCTTCGCGCAATCGCAGCAATATCCGCGAGTTTCTCGGCTGGTGGAACGAAGTGAAATATAACCGTAGTATCATTTATCCCGAAACGCTCGATGCTGTTAAGATTATGACGTTGCATAAATCAAAGGGTTTGCAGTTTCCGGTGGTTATTATGGCCGATGCCGACTGGCCACAGAAAAATTCTAAGAAAAACTTCTGGATAAATATTGACAAGCCTTGGCTCAAAGGTTTTCATACCGGTATTCTTCCAGTGAGTAAGGATGTGCTTGAAACAGAATACGCCACTTTGTATGAAGAGGAAGATGCCAATTCTTTTCTGGACTTGCTTAACCTGGTTTATGTTGGCACCACCCGACCGGAGGACATGCTTTACATCCTTTCTACCGAACCGAAAAAGGAACCGGAGAAAAATAATTCTGTCACCGCCCTGCTTATCAATTTTCTAAAGTTAAATGGAAGTTGGGATGGATACAAGGTGTATGAGTTCGGTGATGTGAATAGCGTCAAAGTGCAAAAAGACAAAAAGGGAAGCGAATTAAGTATTTATGAAAAGCAAAAAGTAAAGAGTGCGTCGCGCGAAGCGAAACAGATAAGCATCCGAAAAAATTCCCAGCTACTTTGGAATGAAGAAAAGGTAGAGAAGATAAACCGAGGCACCCTGATGCACGAAGTTTTGAAACAGGTGAAATATGCAGCAGATGTCCCCAAGGTATTAAACAAGATGTTCAACGAGGGCTTGATGAATGAAAAAGAGCGAAAAGAAATGAGTGATGATATAATCGCCCTAATGAATCAGGATTTAATCCGCATTTATTTCCAACCTCCTTTCAAGGTGATTAATGAACGAGGATTTCTCTCTCCAAAGTTTACTAGGATTCCCGACCGGGTGGTAATTGATGGAGAACAGGCTATTGTGATTGATTATAAAACCGGAAAGAAAAAGAATGAGCATATCCAACAGTTAAATGATTATGCTTCGGAGTTGATGAAGTTCGGTTTCAAATGGGTGAAGAAGTTTTTGGTCTATACGGAAGATAAAACGGTAGAAGAAGTCTGA
- a CDS encoding PD-(D/E)XK nuclease family protein: MEKFLAKTAKYILSKHGNNLSGVTVLMPNHRSCVYFRQALKDASGETIWAPDITTLQDWVYDKSELALIESLEQTTELFEVYRAKGGEETLDEFIPTAQVMLSDFNEVDLQLAEAKPFFNYLEKLQSLKVYEPATELSEYSLRYKKFWHTFRELYFALRERLLEQKKGYSGMIYRDVADKMESMSIGMEERIYLVGFSGMNKSDEKIIKVLLDKGIAEIIWDSDKYYVDDEFQEAGSFFRKYKKQFRIDDSGWKNNLIASAPKNIHIVGVAKNIGQTKVTADILVNKLKLNEETEKETAVIVLDNKLLNPLLSAIPENISALNISMGFPLQESSIAELLKSIFSLHENIERFKASGRQLRYYYRDIFDLLHHPYVSYLIPDKKAVSIFVQRIREFNRMVVSHKELADVFKDSEFERVFWFTENSQEYLVKLLELVDSLRIHFLKATRSQKRDLSVDVELLFHINNTLKNLQNILQENKSELNTKSLRKLLMENIRSVRVPFDGEPIRGLQIMGMQETRCLDFKNIIILSMNEGIFPSGKKQHTYIPYEMRREFLTTHQEADAVSAYLFYRLLQRAENVYLLYNTESDEMGGGEKSRFLLQLQHELKEANPKAIINDLVYSVDPPPHIPDDKISIVKDEVLLKSLLSNLSSRGISPSAINTYINCSLQYYLRYIAGLREQDEIEESIEAATLGSAVHDVLEKLYQDVLGKELSVDFVKNIASQKEIIDQLLRQSFAERFDDESLKRGKNYLLYRVCLKLIREFLKQEQSNLQMLDDSGSSMKLLLLESDMEQVLTVSGHQVKVKGKVDRVEESSGIVSVADYKTGGQKGISITSDNFPLLATDPKYAKGVQLMTYAWLYWKSKGSPDVRLRSGIYWLRNSPGGFDSWKIDKNDILNREILGSFEELLQSVLSELLNPEIPFTKTPDIKRCEYCEFARICRRD, encoded by the coding sequence ATGGAAAAGTTTCTGGCCAAAACAGCCAAGTATATTCTTTCGAAGCATGGAAACAATCTGAGCGGCGTCACTGTTCTGATGCCTAATCATCGTTCTTGTGTTTATTTCCGTCAGGCATTGAAAGATGCTTCTGGAGAAACTATTTGGGCTCCTGATATTACCACCTTGCAAGATTGGGTATATGACAAGAGTGAACTGGCACTCATTGAGTCTTTAGAACAAACAACGGAGTTGTTTGAAGTTTATCGCGCCAAAGGTGGTGAAGAAACATTGGATGAATTTATTCCTACTGCGCAAGTAATGCTCAGTGACTTTAATGAAGTGGATTTGCAATTAGCAGAGGCTAAGCCTTTCTTTAATTATCTCGAAAAGCTGCAATCGCTGAAAGTATATGAACCAGCGACGGAACTTTCCGAGTATTCACTGCGTTACAAAAAATTCTGGCATACTTTCCGTGAACTTTATTTCGCTTTGCGCGAAAGACTGCTGGAACAGAAGAAAGGATATTCGGGTATGATTTACCGCGATGTGGCAGATAAAATGGAGTCCATGTCCATCGGCATGGAAGAAAGAATTTATCTCGTAGGTTTCAGCGGTATGAATAAGAGCGATGAAAAAATAATCAAAGTCCTGCTCGATAAAGGTATCGCTGAAATCATCTGGGATTCGGATAAGTATTATGTAGATGATGAGTTTCAGGAAGCTGGTTCTTTTTTTAGGAAGTATAAAAAGCAATTTAGAATAGACGATAGTGGCTGGAAAAATAATTTGATTGCTTCTGCTCCCAAAAACATCCATATCGTCGGTGTGGCGAAAAACATCGGTCAAACAAAAGTGACGGCTGATATTCTCGTCAACAAGCTCAAATTAAATGAAGAGACGGAAAAGGAAACAGCGGTGATTGTGTTGGACAATAAATTACTGAATCCACTTCTCTCTGCCATTCCTGAAAATATTTCGGCTTTGAATATTTCTATGGGTTTTCCCTTGCAGGAATCTTCCATAGCTGAGTTACTAAAGTCTATCTTCTCGCTTCATGAAAACATAGAGCGCTTCAAGGCCTCCGGTCGGCAGCTTCGCTATTATTATCGCGACATTTTTGATTTACTCCATCATCCTTACGTGTCTTATCTCATTCCCGATAAAAAAGCAGTGAGCATTTTTGTTCAACGCATCCGGGAATTTAACCGCATGGTGGTGAGCCATAAAGAACTGGCAGATGTTTTTAAGGATAGTGAGTTTGAAAGAGTATTCTGGTTTACGGAAAATTCGCAGGAATATCTCGTAAAGCTTTTAGAACTTGTTGATTCCCTGAGAATTCATTTTCTGAAAGCCACCCGTTCACAGAAGAGAGATTTGAGTGTGGATGTGGAGTTGCTGTTTCATATCAACAACACGCTGAAGAATCTTCAAAACATTTTGCAGGAAAACAAATCAGAACTAAATACAAAATCACTCCGCAAACTCCTGATGGAAAATATCCGTTCGGTCCGCGTTCCTTTTGACGGCGAACCGATACGAGGTTTGCAGATTATGGGTATGCAGGAAACCCGCTGTCTGGATTTTAAAAACATCATTATTCTGTCCATGAATGAGGGGATTTTCCCTTCTGGCAAAAAGCAACACACTTATATTCCCTACGAAATGCGCAGGGAATTCCTCACGACACATCAGGAAGCGGATGCTGTTTCCGCTTATTTGTTTTATCGCCTCTTGCAACGAGCAGAAAATGTTTACCTGCTCTACAACACCGAAAGCGATGAAATGGGCGGGGGAGAAAAAAGTAGGTTCCTTCTGCAATTACAACATGAATTGAAAGAAGCCAATCCAAAAGCCATTATTAATGATTTGGTTTATTCCGTTGACCCACCGCCTCATATACCGGATGACAAGATTTCCATCGTGAAAGATGAAGTCCTGCTGAAATCATTGCTTTCAAATCTTTCATCGCGGGGCATTTCACCTTCTGCTATCAATACCTATATCAATTGTTCGCTGCAATACTACCTCCGTTACATCGCAGGGTTGCGGGAACAAGATGAAATCGAAGAAAGCATTGAGGCCGCCACGCTGGGTTCGGCGGTGCATGATGTTTTGGAGAAACTTTATCAGGATGTTTTGGGCAAAGAACTTTCGGTTGACTTCGTGAAAAACATTGCCAGTCAGAAAGAAATCATAGACCAACTCTTGCGCCAATCTTTTGCCGAGCGCTTTGATGATGAATCTTTAAAGCGTGGCAAGAACTATCTGCTCTACCGGGTTTGCTTAAAGCTAATCCGGGAATTTCTAAAGCAGGAACAAAGCAATCTCCAGATGCTGGATGATTCCGGCAGTTCAATGAAATTGCTTTTGCTGGAAAGCGATATGGAACAGGTGCTGACCGTTAGTGGTCACCAAGTAAAAGTGAAAGGCAAGGTGGACCGGGTGGAAGAAAGCAGCGGCATTGTCAGCGTAGCCGATTATAAAACCGGCGGTCAAAAAGGTATCAGCATCACCAGTGATAATTTTCCTTTGTTGGCCACCGATCCCAAATATGCCAAAGGAGTTCAGTTAATGACTTATGCCTGGCTTTACTGGAAAAGCAAAGGTTCGCCCGACGTCCGCCTTCGCTCCGGTATTTACTGGTTGAGAAATTCTCCTGGTGGATTTGATTCCTGGAAGATTGACAAAAATGATATTCTGAATAGGGAAATCTTAGGGAGCTTTGAAGAACTACTTCAAAGTGTTTTATCCGAATTGTTAAATCCCGAAATCCCTTTTACCAAAACACCAGATATTAAGCGCTGCGAATACTGCGAGTTTGCACGCATTTGCCGGAGGGACTAA
- a CDS encoding MarC family protein, whose amino-acid sequence MLTFKGILTVTLTLFAVVDIIGSLPIIISVKKHVPHFRPLLVTVASGVLMVFFLFVGETFLGFMGIDVRSFALAGSIVLFVLAMEMILGINIFRANPEDARSGNIVPLAFPLIAGSGTLTTILSLRSVYNPFEILAGIVINLAIVFIVLCASDWIEEKLGDAILAAVKKLFGVLLLAIAIRIFSTYVNF is encoded by the coding sequence ATGCTTACTTTTAAAGGTATCCTGACGGTTACTCTTACTTTATTTGCCGTTGTGGATATTATCGGCAGTTTGCCGATAATTATTTCTGTCAAAAAACATGTTCCCCACTTCCGTCCTTTATTGGTTACCGTAGCGTCGGGAGTACTGATGGTATTTTTCCTTTTTGTGGGGGAGACTTTTCTTGGCTTTATGGGTATAGATGTCCGCTCTTTCGCATTGGCGGGCTCTATTGTGCTCTTTGTTTTAGCTATGGAAATGATTTTGGGCATAAATATTTTCCGCGCTAACCCCGAAGATGCGCGATCAGGAAATATTGTGCCACTCGCCTTTCCCCTTATCGCCGGTTCTGGTACGCTTACTACTATTCTCTCGCTTCGTTCCGTTTATAATCCTTTTGAAATTCTGGCAGGCATTGTCATTAATCTGGCGATTGTCTTTATTGTGCTGTGTGCCAGCGACTGGATAGAGGAAAAGCTGGGTGACGCGATATTGGCAGCGGTAAAAAAATTATTTGGCGTGTTGCTTCTGGCTATCGCTATCCGCATTTTCAGCACTTACGTCAATTTTTAG